Proteins co-encoded in one Neofelis nebulosa isolate mNeoNeb1 chromosome 2, mNeoNeb1.pri, whole genome shotgun sequence genomic window:
- the MBD5 gene encoding methyl-CpG-binding domain protein 5 isoform X1, with protein sequence MNGGKDCDGGDKDGGLPAIQVPVGWQRRVDQNGVLYVSPSGSLLSCLEQVKTYLLTDGTCKCGLECPLILPKVFNFDPGAAVKQRTAEDVKADEDVTKLCIHKRKIIAVATLHKSMEAPHPSLVLTSPGGGTNAAPVVPSRAATPRSVRNKSHEGITNSVMPECKNPFKLMIGSSNAMGRLYVQELPGSQQQELHPIYPRQRLGSSEHGQKSPFRGSHGGLPSPASSGSQIYGDGSISPKTDPLGSPDVFPRNNPGFHGAPNSSPIHLNRTPLSPPSVMLHGSPVQSSCAMAGRTNIPLSPTLTTKSPVMKKPMCNFSTNMEIPRAMFHHKPPQGPPPPPPPSCALQKKPLTSEKDPLGILDPIPSKPVNQNPVIINPTSFHSNVHSQVPVMNVSMPPAVVPLPSNLPLPTVKPGHMNHGSHIQRVQHSASTSLSPSPVTSPVHMMGTGIGRIEASPQRSRSSSTSSDHGNFMMPPLGPQATCSGIKVPPRSPRSTIGSPRPSMPSSPSTKSDGHHQYKDIPNPLIAGMSNVLNSPSSAAFPTASAGSGSIKSQPGLLGMPLNQILNQHNAASFPASSLLSAAAKAQLANQNKLAGNNCSSSSNSGAVAGSGNTEGHSTLNTMFTPTANMLLPTGEGQSGRAALRDKLMSQQKDSLRKRKQPPTTVLSLLRQSQMDSSAVPKPGPDLLRKQGQGSFPISSMSQLLQSMSCQSSHLSSNSTPGCGGSNTALPCSANQLHFTDPNMNSSALQNSLTQNIPLRGEAVHCHNANTNFVHSNSPVPNHHLAGLINQIQASGNCGMLSQSGMALGNSLHPNPPQSRISTSSTPVIPNSIVSSYNQTSSEAGGSGPSSSIAIAGTSHPAITKTTSVLQDGVIVTTAAGNPLQSQLPIGSDFPYVGQEHALHFPSNSTSNNHLPHPLNPSLLSSLPISLPVNQQHLLNQNLLNILQPSAGEGKSEINLHPLGFLNPNVNAALAFLSGDMDGQVLQPVHFQLLAALLQNQAQAAAMLPLPSFNLTISDLLQQQNTPLPSLTQMTAPPDHLPSNQSENSRAETLLTSPLGNPLPSFAGSDTTFNPLFLPAVTGASGLMALNPQLLGGVLNSASANTANHPEVSIATSSQATTTTTTTSSAVAALTVSTLGGTAVVSMAETLLNISNNAGNTPGPAKLNSNSVVPQLLNPLLGTGLLGDMSSINNTLNNHQLTHLQSLLNNNQMFPPNQQPQQQLLQGYQNLQAFQGQPTIPCPANSNPMACLFQNFQVRMQEDAALLNKRISTQPGLTALPENPNTPLPPFQDPSCELQPRIDSSLGQQVKDGLIVGGPGDASVDAIYKAVVDAASKGVQAVITTAVNSTTQISPIPALSAMSAFTASIGDPLSLPSAVSAVIHGRNMGSVDHDGRLRNARGARLPRNLDHGKNSNEGDGFEYFKSASCHTSKKQWDGEQSPGGERNRWKCEEFLDHPGHVHSSPCHERSNNVSTLPFLPGEQHPVLLPPRNCQGDKILEENFRYNNYKRTMMSFKERLENTVERCAHINGNRPRQNRGFGELLGTTRQDLVLEEQSPSSSNSLENSLVKDYIHYNGDFNAKSINGCVPSPSDAKSISSEDDLRNPDSPSSNELIHYRPRTFNVGDLVWGQIKGLTSWPGKLVREDDVHNSCQQSPEEGKVEPEKLKTLTEGLEAYSRARKRNRKSGKLNNHLEAAIHEAMSELDKMSGTVHQIPQGDRQMRPPKPKRRKISR encoded by the exons CCTTCTCTGGTGCTCACCAGTCCTGGGGGAGGAACAA ATGCAGCTCCAGTAGTACCTTCTCGGGCAGCAACTCCAAGATCTGTAAGAAATAAGTCGCATGAAGGAATTACAAATTCTGTAATGCCTGAATGTAAGAATCCTTTCAAGTTAATGATTGGATCATCCAATGCCATGGGAAGGCTATATGTACAAGAACTGCCTGGAAGCCAGCAACAAGAACTCCACCCCATCTACCCCCGGCAGAGACTGGGCAGCAGTGAACACGGACAGAAATCTCCATTCCGTGGCAGCCATGGAGGCCTCCCCAGCCCAGCATCGTCAGGTTCCCAGATATATGGAGATGGCTCAATCTCTCCAAAGACTGACCCACTTGGAAGCCCTGATGTTTTCCCAAGAAATAATCCTGGTTTTCATGGAGCTCCCAATTCTAGTCCTATTCATCTAAATAGGactcctctttctccaccttcaGTAATGCTACACGGTTCTCCCGTACAGTCATCCTGTGCAATGGCTGGAAGGACTAATATACCTCTTTCCCCAACCTTGACTACAAAGAGTCCAGTAATGAAAAAACCAATGTGTAATTTTTCAACTAATATGGAAATACCACGAGCAATGTTCCACCACAAACCACCCCAAggcccacctccccctcctccaccttcttgtGCTCTTCAGAAAAAGCCATTAACATCCGAGAAAGATCCACTTGGCATTCTTGACCCTATTCCCAGTAAACCGGTGAATCAGAACCCTGTTATCATTAATCCAACTAGTTTCCATTCAAATGTCCACTCTCAGGTACCTGTGATGAATGTAAGCATGCCTCCTGCTGTTGTTCCTTTGCCAAGTAATCTCCCTTTGCCAACCGTAAAACCTGGTCATATGAATCATGGGAGTCATATACAAAGAGTTCAGCATTCAGCTTCAACCTCCCTGTCCCCTTCTCCAGTGACATCCCCAGTGCACATGATGGGGACTGGAATTGGAAGGATTGAGGCATCGCCCCAAAGATCACGCTCATCTTCCACATCATCAGATCACGGAAATTTCATGATGCCACCTCTAGGACCCCAGGCCACTTGTAGTGGTATTAAGGTTCCACCCAGGTCACCAAGGTCAACAATAGGGTCCCCAAGGCCATCAATGCCATCAAGCCCTTCTACCAAGTCCGATGGACACCATCAGTACAAGGATATCCCTAACCCATTAATTGCTGGAATGAGTAATGTACTAAATTCCCCAAGCAGTGCAGCTTTTCCGACTGCATCTGCCGGAAGTGGTTCCATAAAGAGTCAGCCTGGTTTGCTGGGAATGCCTTTAAATCAGATCTTGAACCAGCACAATGCTGCCTCCTTTCCAGCAAGTAGTTTACTCTCAGCAGCAGCCAAAGCACAGCTAGCAAATCAAAACAAACTTGCTGGTAACAACTGTAGCAGCAGTAGCAATTCTGGAGCTGTTGCTGGCAGTGGCAACACTGAAGGACATAGCACTTTAAACACCATGTTCACTCCTACTGCCAACATGCTTCTCccaacaggggaagggcaaagtGGTCGAGCAGCACTAAGAGATAAGCTGATGTCTCAGCAAAAAGACTCATTGCGGAAAAGAAAACAGCCACCTACCACAGTGTTGAGTTTGCTCAGACAGTCTCAAATGGATAGTTCTGCAGTTCCTAAACCTGGACCCGACTTGCTAAGAAAGCAGGGTCAGGGTTCATTTCCCATCAGTTCAATGTCTCAGTTACTACAGTCTATGAGTTGTCAAAGCTCTCACTTGAGTAGCAATAGTACCCCGGGTTGTGGGGGCTCAAATACTGCTTTGCCTTGCTCTGCTAACCAGCTGCATTTTACAGATCCCAATATGAACTCCAGTGCTCTTCAGAATTCACTGACACAGAACATACCTTTGAGAGGGGAAGCCGTGCACTGCCACAATGCAAACACTAACTTTGTTCACAGTAACAGCCCAGTCCCAAACCACCATCTTGCAGGTTTAATAAATCAGATTCAGGCTAGCGGGAACTGTGGGATGCTCAGTCAGTCGGGCATGGCTTTAGGAAATTCATTACATCCCAATCCACCTCAGTCAAGAATTTCAACGTCCTCCACTCCAGTGATACCAAACAGCATTGTTAGCAGCTATAATCAAACAAGTTCTGAAGCAG gCGGTTCAGGACCATCATCCTCCATAGCCATAGCTGGCACCAGCCACCCTGCCATCACAAAGACAACATCTGTTCTTCAAGACGGCGTCATAGTTACCACCGCAGCTGGAAACCCACTGCAGAGTCAGCTGCCTATTGGGAGTGATTTTCCTTATGTTGGCCAAGAGCACGCACTTCATTTTCCATCCAACAGCACTTCAAACAACCATCTTCCACACCCCTTGAACCCCAGCCTCCTCAGTTCTCTACCTATCTCTTTGCCAGTGAATCAACAGCATCTCCTAAACCAGAATCTATTAAATATCCTCCAGCCTTCAGCAGGAGAAGGCAAGTCTGAGATCAACCTCCACCCTTTAGGTTTTCTCAACCCGAATGTAAACGCTGCTTTAGCTTTTCTCTCCGGTGACATGGATGGGCAGGTATTGCAGCCTGTTCACTTTCAGCTCTTAGCAGCCCTGCTTCAGAACCAAGCCCAAGCAGCTGCCATGCTTCCCCTGCCATCTTTCAATCTGACCATCTCAGATCTTTTGCAACAGCAAAATACCCCTTTACCCTCATTAACACAGATGACAGCCCCACCAGACCATTTGCCAAGCAATCAGTCAGAGAACAGCCGAGCTGAGACCCTTTTAACCAGCCCCCTGGGGAACCCTTTACCGAGCTTTGCAGGCAGTGACACTACTTTTAACCCCCTGTTCCTCCCAGCTGTCACTGGGGCCTCAGGATTAATGGCCTTGAATCCCCAGCTGTTGGGAGGTGTCCTGAACTCAGCATCGGCCAACACCGCTAATCATCCAGAGGTTTCCATAGCAACTTCCTCCCAGGCAACCACTACCACAACCACTACATCATCAGCAGTGGCAGCACTGACTGTCTCAACACTTGGTGGGACAGCAGTGGTGTCAATGGCAGAAACATTGCTGAATATATCTAATAATGCTGGGAATACACCTGGTCCAGCTAAACTCAACAGTAACTCTGTGGTGCCACAGCTACTTAACCCTCTACTGGGGACAGGTCTGCTTG GTGACATGTCCTCAATAAACAATACATTGAATAACCATCAACTGACTCATCTGCAGTCGCTGTTAAACAACAATCAGATGTTTCCTCCAAatcagcagccgcagcagcaacTTCTCCAGGGGTACCAGAACCTGCAAGCATTTCAAGGACAGCCCACAATTCCTTGCCCGGCTAACAGTAACCCTATGGCTTGTCTGTTTCAGAACTTTCAG GTGAGAATGCAGGAAGATGCAGCTCTCCTAAACAAAAGAATAAGCACTCAGCCGGGGCTCACAGCTCTTCCTGAGAATCCAAACACCCCACTTCCACCTTTCCAAGATCCATCTTGTGAGTTGCAGCCAAGGATTGACTCATCTCTTGGTCAGCAGGTGAAGGACGGCCTCATCGTGGGCGGCCCAGGCGATGCTTCTGTGGATGCCATTTACAAAGCAGTGGTTGATGCAGCCAGCAAAGGAGTGCAGGCTGTCATCACCACTGCAGTCAACAGTACAACTCAGATCAGCCCCATTCCAGCTCTGAGTGCCATGAGTGCCTTCACTGCCTCGATTGGTGACCCATTAAGTCTCcccagtgctgtcagtgcagtcaTTCATGGACGAAACATGGGCAGTGTCGATCATGATGGTAGGCTGAGGAATGCAAGAGGGGCTCGGCTGCCCAGGAATCTGGACCATGGGAAGAACTCAAATGAAGGAGATGGGTTTGAATATTTCAAGTCAGCAAGTTGCCACACATCCAAAAAACAGTGGGATGGGGAGCAAAGCCCTGGAGGAGAGCGAAACAGGTGGAAGTGTGAGGAATTCTTAGATCATCCAGGCCATGTCCACAGTAGTCCTTGTCACGAAAGGTCCAACAATGTCTCCACACTGCCATTTCTGCCTGGGGAACAGCACCCGGTACTGTTACCACCAAGAAACTGTCAAGGGGATAAAATTCTGGAGGAAAATTTCAGGTATAATAACTACAAAAGAACTATGATGAGTTTTAAGGAGAGACTAGAGAACACTGTGGAAAGATGTGCACACATTAATGGGAACAGACCTCGACAGAATCGGGGCTTTGGAGAGCTGCTGGGCACCACAAGGCAAGACCTGGTCCTAGAGGAGCAATCTCCAAGCTCCTCAAATAGTTTGGAAAATTCTCTAGTCAAAGACTACATCCATTACAATGGAGACTTTAATGCCAAAAGCATTAATGGGTGTGTGCCTAGCCCTTCAGACGCTAAGAGCATTAGTAGTGAAGATGACCTAAGGAATCCAGATTCCCCTTCTTCAAATGAGTTGATACATTATAGGCCAAGGACGTTCAATGTTGGCGACTTGGTCTGGGGCCAAATCAAAGGACTCACTTCTTGGCCTGGAAAATTAGTAAGAGAAGACGACGTTCACAATTCATGTCAACAAAGCCCTGAGGAAGGGAAG GTGGAGCCCGAGAAGTTGAAGACACTAACAGAAGGTTTAGAAGCCTACAGCCGAGCccggaaaaggaacagaaa